CATGAAGTTATTGAGTGGTGTTTTTGCCTTGTCCCTTGGATTGTTCGCAGCGCCTACGTTGCGTGCCCAGGATAAGATCGCTGACACGCAGATCCAGGAAGAGGTCGCGAAGGCCCTTTCGAACAAGCGGTTCAGCGCTGTGCAGAGCAACGTAAAGAACGGCATGGTGACATTGACCGGATCCGTCGACGTATACAGCGTGAAGGAAGATGCGGACCATCGCGTGCATCGGCAGAAGGGTGTGACGGCTGTCCGAAACATGATTGAAGTCAGCAGTTCGTCCAAGCTTTCGGATACCGAGCTCCGCGACAAACTGGCGGAGAAGCTGTCTTACGACCGCGTAGGCTATGGCACGACGGCCTTCAACTCGTTCACGATCGGCGTGCAGGACGGTGTTGTAACGCTGGGCGGTGTGGCATACGGACCGACGGACAAGGACTCGGCGATCTCAGTTGTGTCGAATTATCCCGGTGTGAAGGACGTTGTGGACAACATCGAAGTCGCGCCGACCTCACCGATGGACGATCGCATCCGTCTGGATGTAGCGCGTGCTGTCTATGGATTCCCGTCGCTCAACAAGTACGCAATCGACCCGGCGAAGCCGATCCGCATTACCGTCATCAGCGGCAATGTGACGCTGACAGGCGTAGTGAATAATCAGGCCGACAAAGATGCTGCCGGAATCCGCGCAAACAGCGTCGGTGGCGTGTTCAAGGTGACGAACTCGCTGCAGGTCGCGGGTCAGAAGCAGGACTGATTTTTCCTTTCGCAGACAACGGCCGGAGCAATGCTCCGGTCGTTTTGTTTTGGATGAACGGATGCCTAGCTTCACTACTTTTTCATCCCGCAACGAGATCTGCTTTTAAAACTTGGAAACTCAGTATCTTCCTTCCTTTTCCCGACATATCAGGTTTGTGCGCTCTGCGACCCACCCTTTCGCGGATGAAACTGGGAAAGAATGAGGCACGAACCTGTACGGGGTTCGCTTTACACTGGAAGTATGACGGGAACGATGACAGGGCTTTGGCGAAGCACGCGGGTCACACTGGAGATGATCAAGTGGGAGCATTCGATCTTCGCGTTGCCCTTCGCCTTGACGGGAGCCATGCTTGCCGCACATGGAGTGCCCGAGCTCCGCGTCCTCTTACTCATTGTGGTCTGCATGGTCTCTGCACGGTCGGCGGCGATGGCTTTCAACCGACTGGTGGATGCCGACCTTGACGCAGTGAATCCACGGACGGCGACACGCGCTATTCCAGCAGGTGTTTTGTCCAGACGTTTCACCGGTTTGTTCACGTTGCTCATGTGCGCGGTGTTTGTAGCGGCGGCGGGCGCGCTCAATAAGTTGACGCTGATTCTTTCGCCCATCGCTCTCGCCGTGGTATTGGGATACAGCTACATGAAGCGCATCTCGCGGTGGTCGCACCTGGTGCTGGGTCTTGCACTGGGGATCGCGCCTTCGGCGGCGTGGATTGCAGTACGCGGAACATTGGATGCGCGCATCATTGTGCTCACCGCGGCGGTACTGCTCTGGGTAGGTGGATTCGATGTGTTCTATGCGTGCCAGGACTTCGAGCATGATCGCAAGGCGGGGCTCAACAGCATTCCCCAGGCCTTCGGTCTGCAGGGAGCTTTCTGGATTGCGCGCGCCATGCACGTGGGCATGGTCGCTCTGCTTATATGGATGGTCCCGCTCTTTGGTCTGGGAACGATTGCAGAGGTCGGTGTCGGGATTGTGGCGGGCCTGCTACTTTACGAGCACTCGATCATTGCGCCGAATGATCTGCTTAGAATGAACGCTGCGTTCTTTTTGCTGAACGGGGTGATCTCGATGCTGTATTTCTTCTCAGTCGCTACCGATATCTTCTGGCGGCGCTAACAAACCACTTAGGCAACTTCGACGAGCGGTTCTTTCTCTACAGGCAAAGGCATTCTCTCGTGCACAGATGCAGGAGCGATACGTTCTGGAACGGATTCAACAGTCGCGTTGGATCGGCGCAGTGAAGCCCATGTGAGTGGTGCCTGTAGACGGAGGATATCTGCTGCAATCTCCTTGCGCTTTCGCTGAATGCGAAGCAGATTGTTTCCTGAAGCGGTGTTGGCCAATATTGCAAGCTCTGCTTCGGCTTTTGTAGCGAGGGTGAGGTAATGCTCGCGACGCAGGTAGATCCAAAGCGTGCCAACAACATGTACAAGGGTATCCATCATTCATCCTTATTGGTAAGTACCGGTCTTAGGATTGGATGCATGGGAGGTGGTCGGAATGGCTTCTTTGCAGCAGAAAAGGCACCCGCGAGGGCGGGTGCCTGTGGATAACTTCTCGTTCAGAGTACGCGAATACAGCTCCTAAGAGTGGCGGATCTCTTCGCGCTTTTCTGCCTGGTGCTCTTTAATTTCATCGAGTTTGGTGTTGACCGAGTCGCGGACGTGCTCCGCTCCCGAAACGACCTTGTCCCGCAGATTGGAGGCGTGAGCTTCTCCGGTAGCGCGAGTGTGATCCTCGTGAACCGCTGTGCTGGTCTTCGCAGTGTCACTCACGGAGCGTGCCGTATCTTTGACGTTGCCCCAGGTCTCTTTGGCGGCGCCTTTGACCTCGTCCTGAGCGCCGGCGTTTGCGAGATGCTGACTGCCGACGGCTTCGCCTACGGCCTGTTCTGCTTTTCCAAATGCGTTCTGTGCTTTGCCTTTGATCTGATCGATGTCCATGGTGCACTCCCGTGTTGAAGGGTTGAATGAGGAATGGCCGCTCATAGGGACGCGGCCATTCAGGTTCCAGATCAGCTGGCCGCTAAACTGCGCGTCGACCAGAGATGAGGTTGAAGATAAGGGAGATGATCGCAAGTACGATGAGGATGTGGATCCATCCACCCACGGTGTAACCGCTCACCAGACCCAGTAGCCACGCAACTAAAAGAATTACCGTAATCGTCCAAAGCATCGTCGTCTCCTAATGCCCTCTGCTGCCGGGCGATTTCATCGAATTTGAATCTGGGCCAAGCGGCCACACAACATGAGTTGCCGGGTAAACTTGCAGGGTTGCCAGAACGACAACGAATATCGTAAGGAGTGAAGCAATGCGTGTGGCGATTCAGGGAGAAGCGGGTTCAAACAGCCATGCTGCGGTGCTGGAAATGTTGGGAGAGCAGCAGGTAGTTGCCTGCGCGCTTTCCGCCGAGGTCTTCGATCGCTTGGCCAAGGGCGAAGCCGATGCTGCCGTTCTGCCGATCGAAAACAGCCTCCACGGATCGGTTGCAGAGCACTACGACCTTCTGCTCTCGCACGATGTTGTGATCGTGGCGGAACTTACCCTGAGAATCCGACACGCCTTGATTGCTGTGCCCGGCGTTCGCATGGACGAGGTGCGACGTGTTCTCTCGCACCCGGTGGCGTTGTCGCAGTGCCGCAGATTTTTCGCGGAACATCCCGAAATCGAAGCCGTGCCTTTTTACGACACGGCCGGAAGTGTGAAATATATCGTCGCGGAAAACCTGCAGGATGCCGCAGCCATTGCCCGCCCCAATGCTGCAGAGGTTTTCGGCGGAGAAGTCCTGGCACGGGACCTCGAGGACGATCCCCAGAACTTCACGCGGTTCTTCCTTCTGGTGCCGTCGGCTGCGGCTGAGCGTCTGCGGCCCGCAGGAGAGGTAAATAAGATGAGCGTTGCCTTCGCCATCGAGCACAGGCCGGGTTCGCTCGTCACTGCATTGCAGGGGTTGGCCGACCTGAAGGTGGACCTGACCCGGATTGAATCGAGGCCAGTTCCGGGGCAGCCTTGGGAGTATGTCTTTTATGTTGATCTACGGTTTGAAGGGGACGAGACCCCGGACCGGGTGGTCAAGTGGCTCAATGGACACTGTCGTATGGTGAAAGAACTTGGACGATACGCATCGGCCTGAGCATCCCATGCATCAGCTGAAGAGATAGGCCGTACTGCCGATGCAACTGAAGAGCCGGGAACGGACATCCGGTAAGAGACGTACCTCGTATCAGCACTGATGTGAAGGCTTTAGGGTAGGTTGCGACCGATTGAAATCTGCGGCGTCTAATATCCGAAGACCTGATAGAAGGACACTCAAATGCCAAACGATTTCTTAAGCGTTATCAAACCTACCGCCTCCGATCCAAGCAAAGCCAATGGACTAAAGCATGCCGCTTTACCGGTTCTTCCGGTGCGAGATACGGTTCTCTTCCCCCATGCTGTCTTGCCGCTTACGGTAGGGCGCGAGAGTTCGATCCAATTGATTCAATCACTTGGAGAGGCAAAAACTATCCTGGTAGTCGCGCAGCGCGACGCTCGCCAAGACCAGCCCGACTCCATCGACCTGCATACGGTAGGCACCCTGGCTACCGTGCACAAGGTGGTCAAGATGCCGAACCAGAGCCTCTTTGTCTTTACAGAGGGCACGGAGCGCGTGCATCTGGGCGAGTTCGACCAGCTGACGCCGTTCATGACGGCGGAGTATGAGACCATTCCGGAACTCGAGCCGTCGCTGACGCCCGAAGCTGAGGCTCTCCAGCGGAATGTGGTGTCGCAGTTCCAGGCGATTGTCTCAGCCTCGCCGACCTTGTCGGACGATCTGCAGACGATTGCCCTGAATATCGAAGAACCGAGCCGCTTGGCGGACTTCGTTGCTTCGTCGCTGCCGTTCTTGACGACAGTGGAAAAGCAGGAACTTCTGGAGACGGCGGATGTTTCGGCTCGCCTGGAACGGCTGAACAAGCACCTGGCCAAGGAGCTGGAGGTGCAGCAGTTGCGCACCAAAATCCAGACCGAGGTGCAGGACGCGGTGCAGCAGTCGCAGCGCGAATACTACCTGCGCGAGCAGATGAAGGCCATCAGCAAGGAACTCGGCGATGGGGACGATTCCAACAAGGACATCACGGAGCTGAAGGAGAAGATCGAAGCTGCTGGAATGCCTGAAGAAACGAAGAAGGAAGCCCTGAAGGAGTTGAGCAGATTGCAGCGGATGAATGCGGCTTCGCCGGATTACTCGCTGACGCGCAACTACATTGAATGGCTGGCGGTTCTGCCGTGGGCGAAGAGCTCAGGCGAAGAGCCGGACATCAAGAAGGCGGCGGAGTTCCTCGACGAAGACCACTACGGCTTGACGAAGGTGAAGGACCGCATCCTGGACTACCTTTCTGTGCGTCGGTTGAAGCCGGACATGAAGGGACCGATCCTCTGCTTTGTCGGACCTCCGGGCGTCGGTAAGACCTCGCTTGGAAAGTCCATCGCACGTGCGCTGGGACGGAAGTTCTCACGTATCTCGCTCGGCGGTATGCACGACGAGGCAGAGATCCGTGGACATCGGCGGACGTACATCGGAGCGATGCCGGGACAGATCATCCAGAACCTGAAGCGCGTGGAGACAAACGATCCCGTGTTCATGCTGGACGAGATCGACAAGCTTGGCCGCGACTTCCGTGGCGACCCGGCGAGCGCTCTGCTGGAGACTCTCGATCCGGCCCAGAATGGGACGTTCCGCGATCATTACCTCGATCAGCCATTCGATCTGAGCAAGGTGCTGTTCATCTGCACGGCGAACCAGTTGGATCCGATTCCGGCTCCGCTGCTCGACCGTATGGAGATCATCGAATTGACCGGTTACACGGAAGAGGAGAAGGTCTCGATTGCCGAGAAGTACCTCGTTCCTCGGCAGGTGAAGGAGAACGGGATCGAAGCAGTAGAAGGCGGAGAGGCGAAGATCGAGTTCTCGCGCGAGGCACTGGGCATCGTGGCTCGGCACTACACACGCGAGGCCGGTGTTCGTAAGCTCGAGCAGTTGATCGGAACTATCTGCCGCAAGCAGGCACGTCGCATCGCGGAGGGCAAGACCGAGAAGCTGGTCGTGACCGATGCTGTGATCCAGGAGTTTCTGGGCGGATACAAGGTCCGCGTGGATACGGAGATCGCGGAGCGGACAAAGCGTGCAGGCGTTGCGGTTGGCTTGGCGTGGACCCCGGTCGGCGGCGACATCCTCTTCATCGAAGCGAACAAGATGAAGGGCAAGGGCAACTTCCAGATCACGGGCCAGATTGGCGACGTGATGAAGGAGAGTATGCAGGCGGCGCTGACGTGGGTCCGTTCCAATGCGGGTTCGCTTGGACTAGATGAAGATGTGTTGAAAGACATCGATCTTCATCTGCATGTTCCGGCGGGCGCGATTCCGAAGGATGGACCTTCGGCGGGCGTGACCATGGCAACGGCGATTGTGTCCTTGCTGACGGACATGCCAGTGCATCCTCTGTTGGCGATGACGGGAGAGATTACACTCTCGGGCAATGTGCTCCCGGTAGGTGGCATCAAGGAGAAGTTCCTTGCGGCCAGACGGGCTGGTGTGAAGACGATCATTCTTCCCATCGACGTCAAGCCGAACGTGGAAGAGGACCTGACGGTGGACCAGAAGGCGGGCATTGCGATCCACTACGCTTCGCGGATCGAGGATGTGTTGCGGATCGCTCTGCCGCACAGCCTGCGGGAAGCGGTGAAGGATGAGATCGTTCGCGAAGAAGTTCTCGCGGCGACGGTCTAAGTAGAATGGCGGCAAATCGAAGCGGCCCGGCGAACCTGCCGGGCCGCTTTTCTTTTTGAAGGGATATCCTCGGACGATGCGTGTGCGCGTACTTTGTTTTGGAATGTTGCGGGATGTGCTGGGCGCGGAGTTTAAGCTGGATCTGCCTTCCGGATCCAGCGTCGCAAGGGTGATCGAGCGCTGCGAAGAGCGTGCACCTCAGCTTTCGACGATGTGGCCGCGTATCGCGGTGGCGGTGAACCAGGCTTATGTCTCGCGGGAGACTGGGCTCGTGGATGGGGACGAAGTGGCGCTGCTGCCTCCCGTAAGCGGCGGAGCGGTTTCCATCGTCTAATCTTTATCAGGGGTTGGCTGGGCAATGCAGGTGGAACTGACACGCACGGTAATTGATGCTTCTGCTGTTACGGCGGCGTTGAAGCTGGGCGAGGACGGCGCGGTGTGCGTCTTCGACGGCATCGTGCGCAACAACACGCGCGGGCGGCAGACGCTCTATCTGGACTATTCCGCATATGAAGAAATGGCGCTGGAGCAGATGCGTGCGCTTGCCGCAGAGGCGGTGGAGAAGTTCGGTGTGCGCGATGTCGCGATGGTCCATCGCCTGGGCAAGTTGGAGATCGGCGAGACGAGCATCCTGATTGGCGTATCGAGCGCGCACCGAGGCGTGACGTTCGAGGCTTGCCGGTGGCTGATCGATACCCTCAAGAAGACGGTGCCGATCTGGAAGAAGGAGTACTTTGTCGACGGCGCGGTGTGGGCCGATGGTGAAGCCTTTCCCGATGCAATCGTTCCGGCGGCATCCCTTTGAAGCTCGCTGCCGTACTCCTCGCTTTTCCGCTCGTACTGGCTGCTTCCGCGCAGCAGGCGGACGTACCTGTGTTGCGTGTCGAAACGCGGCTGGTGAATGTGCCGGTGAACGCAACGGATGCGATGGATGTCCCGATTCCCGATCTGAAACAAAGTGATTTTCAGATCCTGGAAGAGGGCAAACCGCAGAAGATCGCCATCTTTGAACGGCAGGCGACGACGCCGCTTTCGATGGTGATGGCGATCGATACCTCCGAGAGCGTAATTACGCAGTTCCAGACGGAGCGCGACGCGGCGAAGCGGTTTGTGAAGCAGATGTTGCGCGAACAGGATGAGATGGACCTGATCTCGTTCTCGGACACGGTGGATGAGATCGTTCCGTTCACCAATGACGCGGGCCGCATGAACGCTGGCATTGGAAATCTCCACAAAGGCGATGCGACTTCACTCTACGACGCGATCTATCTGGCTTCGCAGCGATTGACCGAGGCGAAGCGCGATGCGACGCGGCGCAAAATCCTTGTGATTGTGACCGACGGCGGCAACACGACGAAGGGCATGCGCTACCAGCAGGCAGTGGAGGCTGCGGAGCGCGCTGGGGCTGCGATCTACCCGATCATCATGGTGCCGATTGAAGCCGACGCTGGCCGCAACACCGGCGGCGAGCACGCCCTGATCCAGATGGCGCAGGACACGGGCGGAAAGTATTTTTACGTGCTGGACAAGCACGATCTGGACAAGGCCTTCGCGCACCTCTCGGACGATCTGCGGACGCAGTATCTGCTGGGGTATTACGCGCCACCCCGCCACAGGGATGACGGCTTTCGCACGATCAACGTGCATCTGACCGACGCGGCACGGGCTGCGACGGCCAAGCTACGGTACAAGTCGGGCTACTTCGCCGACGGACGCTGACTCTTAGCGAGTCGGCAGGTCAGCGAGTCGGCGAGTCAGTGGGGCCGCAAGTCGCAGGGCCGCAATTCAGCGGACTGGGTTTGGCGAGTATTCTCTCTGTATGAGCGAGCCGGTTAAGTTTGAATTTGCGGATGCTGCGGGTGAGATTGCCCGTGAGGCGGGGGCGCTGTTGCGCGAGTATTACAAGCGCGGCGTTGCGACAGAGTACAAGGGTGACGTGGATCTGGTGACGGAGGCTGACCGCGCCAGCGAGAAGCTGATTACGGAGCGGCTGCAGGCGGTATTTCCCGGCCACGGGATCTTCGGCGAAGAAGGAACACGGCAACAGCTGGGAGCGGAATATCGCTGGTA
This genomic stretch from Terriglobus saanensis SP1PR4 harbors:
- a CDS encoding BON domain-containing protein, which encodes MKKSMKLLSGVFALSLGLFAAPTLRAQDKIADTQIQEEVAKALSNKRFSAVQSNVKNGMVTLTGSVDVYSVKEDADHRVHRQKGVTAVRNMIEVSSSSKLSDTELRDKLAEKLSYDRVGYGTTAFNSFTIGVQDGVVTLGGVAYGPTDKDSAISVVSNYPGVKDVVDNIEVAPTSPMDDRIRLDVARAVYGFPSLNKYAIDPAKPIRITVISGNVTLTGVVNNQADKDAAGIRANSVGGVFKVTNSLQVAGQKQD
- a CDS encoding UbiA-like polyprenyltransferase, translating into MTGLWRSTRVTLEMIKWEHSIFALPFALTGAMLAAHGVPELRVLLLIVVCMVSARSAAMAFNRLVDADLDAVNPRTATRAIPAGVLSRRFTGLFTLLMCAVFVAAAGALNKLTLILSPIALAVVLGYSYMKRISRWSHLVLGLALGIAPSAAWIAVRGTLDARIIVLTAAVLLWVGGFDVFYACQDFEHDRKAGLNSIPQAFGLQGAFWIARAMHVGMVALLIWMVPLFGLGTIAEVGVGIVAGLLLYEHSIIAPNDLLRMNAAFFLLNGVISMLYFFSVATDIFWRR
- a CDS encoding CsbD family protein, with the translated sequence MDIDQIKGKAQNAFGKAEQAVGEAVGSQHLANAGAQDEVKGAAKETWGNVKDTARSVSDTAKTSTAVHEDHTRATGEAHASNLRDKVVSGAEHVRDSVNTKLDEIKEHQAEKREEIRHS
- a CDS encoding lmo0937 family membrane protein, with protein sequence MLWTITVILLVAWLLGLVSGYTVGGWIHILIVLAIISLIFNLISGRRAV
- a CDS encoding prephenate dehydratase translates to MRVAIQGEAGSNSHAAVLEMLGEQQVVACALSAEVFDRLAKGEADAAVLPIENSLHGSVAEHYDLLLSHDVVIVAELTLRIRHALIAVPGVRMDEVRRVLSHPVALSQCRRFFAEHPEIEAVPFYDTAGSVKYIVAENLQDAAAIARPNAAEVFGGEVLARDLEDDPQNFTRFFLLVPSAAAERLRPAGEVNKMSVAFAIEHRPGSLVTALQGLADLKVDLTRIESRPVPGQPWEYVFYVDLRFEGDETPDRVVKWLNGHCRMVKELGRYASA
- the lon gene encoding endopeptidase La, which encodes MPNDFLSVIKPTASDPSKANGLKHAALPVLPVRDTVLFPHAVLPLTVGRESSIQLIQSLGEAKTILVVAQRDARQDQPDSIDLHTVGTLATVHKVVKMPNQSLFVFTEGTERVHLGEFDQLTPFMTAEYETIPELEPSLTPEAEALQRNVVSQFQAIVSASPTLSDDLQTIALNIEEPSRLADFVASSLPFLTTVEKQELLETADVSARLERLNKHLAKELEVQQLRTKIQTEVQDAVQQSQREYYLREQMKAISKELGDGDDSNKDITELKEKIEAAGMPEETKKEALKELSRLQRMNAASPDYSLTRNYIEWLAVLPWAKSSGEEPDIKKAAEFLDEDHYGLTKVKDRILDYLSVRRLKPDMKGPILCFVGPPGVGKTSLGKSIARALGRKFSRISLGGMHDEAEIRGHRRTYIGAMPGQIIQNLKRVETNDPVFMLDEIDKLGRDFRGDPASALLETLDPAQNGTFRDHYLDQPFDLSKVLFICTANQLDPIPAPLLDRMEIIELTGYTEEEKVSIAEKYLVPRQVKENGIEAVEGGEAKIEFSREALGIVARHYTREAGVRKLEQLIGTICRKQARRIAEGKTEKLVVTDAVIQEFLGGYKVRVDTEIAERTKRAGVAVGLAWTPVGGDILFIEANKMKGKGNFQITGQIGDVMKESMQAALTWVRSNAGSLGLDEDVLKDIDLHLHVPAGAIPKDGPSAGVTMATAIVSLLTDMPVHPLLAMTGEITLSGNVLPVGGIKEKFLAARRAGVKTIILPIDVKPNVEEDLTVDQKAGIAIHYASRIEDVLRIALPHSLREAVKDEIVREEVLAATV
- a CDS encoding MoaD/ThiS family protein; amino-acid sequence: MRVRVLCFGMLRDVLGAEFKLDLPSGSSVARVIERCEERAPQLSTMWPRIAVAVNQAYVSRETGLVDGDEVALLPPVSGGAVSIV
- a CDS encoding molybdenum cofactor biosynthesis protein MoaE: MQVELTRTVIDASAVTAALKLGEDGAVCVFDGIVRNNTRGRQTLYLDYSAYEEMALEQMRALAAEAVEKFGVRDVAMVHRLGKLEIGETSILIGVSSAHRGVTFEACRWLIDTLKKTVPIWKKEYFVDGAVWADGEAFPDAIVPAASL
- a CDS encoding VWA domain-containing protein produces the protein MKLAAVLLAFPLVLAASAQQADVPVLRVETRLVNVPVNATDAMDVPIPDLKQSDFQILEEGKPQKIAIFERQATTPLSMVMAIDTSESVITQFQTERDAAKRFVKQMLREQDEMDLISFSDTVDEIVPFTNDAGRMNAGIGNLHKGDATSLYDAIYLASQRLTEAKRDATRRKILVIVTDGGNTTKGMRYQQAVEAAERAGAAIYPIIMVPIEADAGRNTGGEHALIQMAQDTGGKYFYVLDKHDLDKAFAHLSDDLRTQYLLGYYAPPRHRDDGFRTINVHLTDAARAATAKLRYKSGYFADGR